DNA from Algisphaera agarilytica:
GGCAGCCGTTCGACGCGGCGTTCGTCGAAGACCCCAACAACGAGCTGTCCATCTTCGCCAACGTCTCGACCAAGCCCGGCCGGCCCAGCGTAGAAGAGGCGGGCGAATGCTGGGTTGCCCACGGCCGATCCGACTGGTCCGAAGCCCACCTCGAAGATTCCCCCGAATCCGTCGCCGTCGCGCTCACCGCGGCCTTCGGCCGAGCGATCGGGCGCACCCTGCCCACCCCCACCTACGCCGCGGTCCACCGCTGGCGCTACGCCAACGTCGTCGAACCGCTAGGCGATCGCTGGCTCCTCGACGAAAAGCTCGGCCTGGGCGTGTGCGGCGACGCCTGCACCGCGGGCAGCCACACCAACATCGAACGGGCGTGGCTCAGCGCGTTGGGTTTGGCTGAGCACCTGGTGGGATAAACCGTCTCGCTGACGGGATCGGATGGCACGTGATAGAGTTCGGCCATGGCCGAATCGAATCCTTCTGCTACGCCCCGCCTCTACGACGACCTCGCCTGGCTGTGGCCGCACCTCTCGCCGCCGGAGCACTACGTGACCGAAGCGGCTCGGCTCAACGAGCTGATCGCAAAGCGTTTGGGGCCGGGGCCGAAGCGTATCCTCGAACTCGGCGCGGGCGGCGGGCACACACTGGTGCACCTCGCTCAACAAGCCGGCGGTCAACACGACTGTGCCGCGGTGGATCTGTCCGAGCCGATGCTCGATAACTGTCGGGCGCTGATCCCCGGGATCGAAGCGGTGGCGGGCGATATGCGGGACGTTCGGCTAGGCCGAACGTTTGATGTGGTGCTCATCCACGACGCGATCGACTACCTGCTCACGCCGGGCGATGTGATGAAGACGCTGGCGACGGTGAATGAACACCTTGTGGCGGGCGGGTTGGCGGTGATCGCACCGACCTACACCCACGAGACGTTTGTCGATGGCGAGGTCGCAGACGACGGCACGACCACCGACTCGGCCGAGTTGACGTATTTCACGTATGTCCACGACCCCGACCCGGCGGACGACACGTTCGAGATGATCCTGTTGTATCTCATCCGCGATCAAACAACCCGGCAGGTCGAAACCGTCGAAGACCGCCACGCGATGGGGCTGTTCCAACACGGGGTCTGGCTGCAGATGATCGAAGACGCGGGGTTGCGGGCCGAGTACGTCGAGCAGGGCGAAGAAGACGCCGAGGACGAGGCGGCCTGGGCACTGTTTGTCGGCACCAAGCCGTAGCCGCCCTTCCCAGGCGAGAGCTGAGCCGCAGCGTCTCCGGGCGATCCCCAAAGAAAAACGCCGATCGGAAGAGCTTCCGTGCTCTTGCGATCGGCGGACCCGGACATCCTTGTCTCCGGGGCGAAAATTCCACGATGCCTGATGCCCGTCCGTGAGCGGCGACGTGGAGAGAGCGAATCCTTTCGCTCACATGGCCCATAACTTACGCTTCATTTGAGAAGAGTCAAGGCTAATATCAATTTTTTATCGAATTTTATGTTCCGTTAATCTAAATCGAGCTCAAAACTCGAATTTATCGGAAATTAATTCGATCCAATGCGGATGGATTTTGATATTGCCGATGATAACGCCTCGAATTGGTAATATCTATCGAGGAATATTCGATGATCGAAGCAACCGCCCAACCCGACCAACTCCGCGTTTCCCGTGGCGAAGCCCTCCGCAAAGCCCGGAAGGCCGCGGCGCTATCTGCGGAACGGCTGGCGGAGTTCGTCAACGAACGAACCTCGGGCAGCGCGATCACCAAGCACGCGATCTACTCCTATGAACAGGGCAAGGTCCTGCTCTCTCGCGAGGTCGGCCACCGCATCGCACAAGCCCTGCAGCTCCACCCCGGGCAGCTCCTGCTCGGCGACCCGGACTACCGAAGCACGGCCGAGGGGAACATCCAAACGATTGAATCCGATTCAGCGGTGGACCACGCCGCGGCCGTGGAACCCGGCGTTGCGGTCGAGCTGCGTGTTGAGCTGGTCGTGGGGGCTCAGCAAGCCCTGCCCGCCTCCCAGGTGCTCGCCCGCTTGCTCGGGGCGGCCAAGCTCGGCCGGGTCGATATCGCCGGCCACCTCGATGTCTTCCACCTCCTGCTCGAAGACACCGCCCCGCTGCTAGACTCCCCCGCCGCCCTCGCGGTCCGCGACTTCGGCGACCAAGCGGGTAACGAGCACCCCTTCGCCCTGCTTCAAGTAATCGAGCAGCTTCAGGACGTCGTCGCCAAAACGCTCGAACAACTCATCGACCCCCACGCCGACACCGCCCTCTCGCGTCACCGCCTGTGTATGGAACAGTCGCGGACGCTCGGCCAACTCGCCCAGACCCTGGCTGGCGAAATCGACGCCTGCAACAAGCGCCTCCCCGGTGTGAGCCTGGACTAGCAGCCCATCAAGCCCCGGTCCGCATCGCCCCCCATCTCTCAGGGCCGGGCTCAAACAAAAAATCTGAGATTCTTTTCCCACGCGGAAATAAAAGCACTACAATGTTTGTATGTACATACATAAGGAGCTTTGATGTTTGACCGCTGCGTGTATTTCAACCTCACCACCCTCACCCGCAAGATCACACGGATCTGGCAGGATGAGTTTGGCCGGCTGGGCCTTTCGCCGTCTCACGGCTACCTGCTCAAAGCCCTCAGCGACACCCCAGGAGCCACCCAAAAAGACCTCAGTGCCGCCATGGAGCTCGATGCGTCCACCATCACCCGCTTCATCGATGCGCTGTCCCGGCAGGGCCTGATCGAAAAATCCCGGGCCGGCAAAGGCGCTCAAACCCGGATCACCCCTGCCGGGCGCGACGCGGTCGAGCGTGTCGAACAGCTGATGGACAACCTCTACCTGCAGATGCAGGGCACCTTCGGCAAAGCCGAACTCGAATCCTTCGTGGGCGGCCTCAGGCAAGCCCGGAACAATTTCTAGCCGCCCCATTCCTTAACCCCGGAGCCTTCACATGGACACCAATAACTATCGCCACCCGTTCTCAAAATATTTTTTGTTATCTCTATTTATCATTATTATGCAAACAACTTCAATCACTCCCGCTTCGGCCGACCACCACACCGTTCGTTACGCCACCGAAAAGGTCAACGGGCTCGACATCTTCTACCGCGAGGCCGGAGATCCTTCGAAGCAAGCCGTCGTCCTGCTCCACGGCTTCCCCCACTCCTCGCACCAATACCGCGAAGTCCTCGCCGCGCTCGGCGACGAGTTCTACCTCATCGCCCCCGACTACCCCGGCTTCGGCGACAGCAGCTTCCCCGCTCCCCGGACGGAGTTCGACTACACCTTCGACAACCTCGCCGACGTTATTGATCAATTCCTCATCCAAAGAGGCGTCACGGATTATGTCCTGATGATCCAGGACTACGGCGCTCCCGTCGGCTTCCGCATCGCCACCCGCCACCCCGAAAAAGTGAAGGGCTTCGTCGTGATGAACGGCAACGCCTACGAAGAGGGCATCTCGCCCGAGGGCTGGGCCCCGATCATGAAGTACTGGGAAAACCCCGGCGATCCCGAAATCGAAGCACAGATCATCGCCAACGTCTTCAGCGACGAAGGCCTGAGGTGGCAGTACACCCACGGCACCCGCAACCCCGACGGAATCAACCCCGACAACTGGAACCTCGACATCGCCAAGTTCGCCCGCCCCGGCCAACACCGCGCCCAGCTCGACCTGTTCTTCGACTACCAGAACAACATCAAGCTCTACCCACAGTGGCAGCAGTACCTCCGCGACAACCAGCCGCCCGTGTTGCTGGTCTGGGGCAAAAACGACGCGTTCTTCCCCGTCCCCGGGGCCGAGGGCTATAAGCGGGATGTGAAGAATATCGACTACCACATCCTGGACACCGGCCACTTCGCCCTGGAAGAGGAAGCCGAATTCATCACCAACAAGATGCGGTCGTTTCTGCGTGGACTGGACTAAGAAGACAGTCTCCAGCCGCCCGAACGAAACTCGCTTAACGAAAAACCCCGCCGAGGTCGGCGGGGTTTTTCTTTGTTCAGCTAAGCATCAGACGCTTGTGGTGGGATCGGCGGGTCACCCGATCAGGCCAACGAGCCGGTGCAGCTCGAGCCCGAGCCGGCGGTGCAGCCGTAGCAGTGGTCTGCCGTGGCGATGACACGGTCGGCGAGCTCCTCGGCGGTGGTGTCCCAGAGGAACTTGTCATCGTAGCCGGGGGTGTCCATGTCGAGGGCGCGGTTGAAGTCGCAGTCGCTGAGTCGGCCCTGCGAGTCGATGTGGATCTGGTGCCGACACATCAGGCCTTCGATGGTGTCGGCGTTGTACGCGCCGACGAGCAGGTCCATATAGCTCTCGAGCTTGCCGGCTTTTTCGAGGTCGCGCCGCCAACGCTTGATGGGCATGTTGGTGATCGTCCACAGCTGGGTGAACTCGATGCCGAAGCGTTCGCGGAGTTCGCGTTTGTAGTCGCCTTCGAGGGCTTCCTGGGGCGGGGGCAGGCCCGGGCCGCCGGGGTTGTAGACGAGGTTGAGCGGGAGCTCGGGGTCTTTGCCGTAGCCCACGTCGTTGAGCAGCAAGAGGCCCTCGACGCTGGCGTCGTAGCTGCCCCGGCCGCGCTGCTTGTCGACGTTGTCCTGCAGGTAGCAAGGCAGCGACGCGGTCACGATGACCTTGTGCTCCGCCAGGAAGCCGGGCACCCAGCGATAGGTCGCACTTTCGTACTTGCGAGTGTCGGTGTAGGTCAGGATGGTCGGGTTGCAGCGGTCGATGACGTCCATGCCCAGGCTGCGGGCGTGGCGGACGATGTCTTTAAAGTTCGGGTTCATCTCCGGCGAGCCGCCGGTGATGTCCACGGTCTGGATGGTGAGGTTGTCGCTGAGCCACTGCATGACACGCTCCGCGGTCGCGGCGGTCATGTTCTCGGTCTCAGCGATCCGAGCGGGCGAGGAATCGACGTGGCAGTGGTTGCACGCGAGGTTGCAGCGCAGGCCGATGTTGATCTGGAGCGTGGTGATCTTCGCCGCGGCCCGCAGCTCGGTCTCGAAATGGCGATGAAACGCCTGCTCTTCAACGACGGGGAGCGAGAGGCTAGTCATTCGTCATTCACACCTTTGCGTCTTTGCCCAAACAAAACAGATCGGTCCAGTGTACAAAACCCTGTGCGTGGGCCGAAATATTCCAACTTTCGGCCCCATTCGTGAAAATAATAGGCGTGCCCCGCGGGTTCACCCCGCGTCACGGTCCCCGCCGCCCCTCCCCGGAAACACCATGCCCAAGCCCACCGCGATCGTCGCCCTGCTCACCGTCGTTGCCACCCTGCTGAGCGTGGGCTGCGGCTCGGCCCCGAGCGTGCCGAAGGAAGTCGCCCTCGAGACCTACGACGACGCCCCGTACGCGGCGGTACTCTCGGCCGTGGTCCGCGATGGGCTGGTGGACTACCGGGCGTTCAACACGCTCGACGACCAAGCCCTCCAGGACCCCGCCACCGCCTACGACAGCCTCGACGGCCAGCTCGACCGCTACCTCGACGCCATCGCCCGCTTCGGCCCCGAGTCGACACCCGAGCTGTTCCCCACCGAGGACGATCAGCTCGCCTACTACCTCAACGCCTACAACGCGATCATGATCCGGCTCTGGCTGGACAACGGCGCCCGCACCGCCTCCCCCAACGCCCAGGTCCAGTGGCTGACGTGGTTCACGGTCAATCAGTGGACAATCGATCAGCGCACGATGTCGCTGGACTTCCTCGAACAGCGGCTGATCCGCCCCCGCTTCAAGGAAGCCCGCATCCACGGAGCGCTGATCTGCGGCGCGATCGACTGCCCGCCGCTGCTGGATGAGCCCTACACCGGCGACCGCCTCGACGAGCAGCTCGACGGGATTATGGTCGCCTGGCTCAACACGCCCGAAGAAAACGCCATCGAGTTCCATGACAACGGCAAGATCTACCTCGCCGCGATCTTCGGCTGGTACCGCGACGACTTCCGCGAGACCGGCGGCCTCACCGCGATGATCGAGCAATACCTCGACGACAGCAACCCCCGCAAAGCCGAGGTTTTGGCCGCCCTGGAAAACAAGCAGATCAAGTTCCAAGGCTACGACTGGACCATCAACCAAGCCAAGTGAGTCCATCTCCCTCTGCTCAACTTTAGCCCCGGGTCACTGACCCGGGGCCGCCGCGGCCACCCGTTACCATGTCACTCATGCGGATCGCCGTCGTCATCCCGACGCTCAACGAATCGGCCAACATCGCCGAGGTGATCCGCAGCCTCGCGCCCGGCGAGCCCGACCTGGTCGTCGTCGCCGACTGCGACTCGGTCGACGACACCGCCGACCTCGCCCGAGCCGAGAGAGCGCATGTCATCACCAACGCGGGCCTGCGCGGCCGGGGGGCAGCGCTCCAGGCCGGGGCCACGTTTGCCGCGTCACACCTGCCCGGCGCCGAGGCGATCTGGTTCCTCCATGGCGACACCCTCGCCCCCGCCGACTGGCGCCGCGCCATCGAAGCCGTGCTCGCCGACTCGGCCGTGGTCGGCGGCGCGTTCACCCAACGCTTCAGTTTCACGCCGCCGCCCGGCGAAACCCCGCCGAGCTGGGTGCAGCGCCGGCTCCTGCGTTTTGTCATCTTCTGCAACCGCACCCGCTACCGCATCACCGGCATCTACTTCGGCGACCAGGGCATCTTCGTCCGCCCCGATGCATTAGCTAACGCGGGCGGCGTCCCGCAGTCGCCGCTGATGGAAGACATCGACCTCTGCCTTGCGCTCAAGCGTCTGGGAAAGCTCCGCGTGAGCCCGGTCAAACTCTCGACCAGCCCCCGACGTTTCCTCAAGCACGGCGTCATCCGCCAACTCCTCCACGACTGGCTCCTGCTCACCACCCACCGCCTGGGGCTGCGCCCGTCTTCGCTCTACGCCAAGTACAACGCCGACAACGAAAAACAAAACGCCGCATCCCCCGTTTAGCCGACGATCGCAGATCGAGGCTCGGCCATGCATCAACACCTCTCCCGTAAACTAAACCCATGCTCTACCGCTCTCTGCCCAACACCGACGTCTCCCTCTCCATCATCGGCTTCGGCGGGGTCGTCCTGTCACGTCGCCCCCAAGACGAATGCGACGCCGAGGTCGCCCACGCGATCGATCGCGGCATCACCTACTTCGACGTCGCCCCACAGTACGCCAACGCCCAGGAGCTGATGGGCCCCGCGCTCAAGCCTTTCCGCAAGAACGTGTTTCTCGCCTGCAAGACCCTCGAGCGCAAGGCCCAGGACGCCGCCCGCGAGCTCGACGATTCGCTGACCAAGCTATGCACCGACCACTTCGATCTGTACCAACTGCACTCGCTCAAGTCGGCCGAGGATGCCCACGCCGCGCTCGGCCCCGGCGGGGCAATCGAGACGCTACTCCAAGCCCGCGAGCAAGGCAAGGTCCGCTTCCTCGGCGCGAGCTGCCACGATGAGGAGGCCGCCCTGATCGCCGCCCGGTCGGGCCACTTCACCACGATCATGCTCCCGCTGAACTTCGCGTCCTACGAGATCGCCAACTTCGGCCCCCGCCTCGTCGCCGAGGCCGCCGAGCACGGCGTCAGCCTCATCGCCCTCAAGGCCACCGCCAAGGGCAAGCTCCGCGACGGCTGGGAGAATCGGCCATACGACAAGTGCTGGTACGAGCCGGCCGACACCCCCGAGCTCGCCGCCCTGCACCTGCGATTTGCCTTGAATCTACCGAGCGTCGTCGCCACGCTCCCGCCCGGCGAACCCTCGCTGTTTCGTATGTGCCTCGACCAGGTCGACGCGGGCCTGCCCCCGCTGACCGCGGCCGAGCTCGAGCAATTGGCCGATTTCTACGCCCAGCCCGCCACAGATCCCTTGTTCCCCCAGGACCCGGATTAACCCCCCACTCACCGCGGTTTTCCCGACATTGCTAAACTGCTCGGCCCCCTAAACCCCGGCCGCGGTATACCAAACGTTGGCCCCAACCCCGGAAGTGTCCGATGTCCGAAACCCAAGCCCCCCTCGACCCCGCCAGCAAATCCATGGACGAGCTCGTCGCGCTCTGCAAGCGTCGCGGCTTCGTCTACCCCGCCTCCGAGATCTACGGCGGCCTCAATGGCTTCTGGGACTACGGCCCGCTCGGCACCGCGCTCAAAAACAACATCCGCGACCACTGGTGGAAACACATGGTCGAGTGCCCGCCCATCGGCCCCGACGGCAACCCCGTCTCCATCGTCGGCCTCGACTCGTCCATCATCCAAAACCCCAAAACCTGGGAAGCCTCCGGCCACGTCGGCGGGTTCAGCGACCCCATGGTCGACTGCACCGAAACCAAAAAACGCTACCGCGCCGACCAAGTCGAAGTCTTGATCGTCGAAGGCAAGGGCAAGTGGGCGTTCATGGAGAACCAGCCCGACACCATCGCCAAGAAACTCAAGAAGGCCGGCGTCGCACTCGACGACGGCGAGCGCAAGCTCCTCACCGATCTCGACCTCTCGGAATACGCCACCATCGTTGCCCCCGACACCGACAAGCCCGGCACACTCACCGAGCCGCGCGAGTTCAACCTGATGTTCGACACCACCGTCGGTGCCATCAAGTCCGAAGACAACAAGGCCTACCTCCGCCCCGAGACCGCCCAGGGCATCTTCCTCAACTACAAAAACGTCGTCGACACCATGCGGGTCAAGATGCCCTTCGGCATCGCCCAGATCGGCAAGTCGTTCCGCAACGAAGTCACCCCCCGCAACTTCATCTTCCGCTCCCGCG
Protein-coding regions in this window:
- a CDS encoding class I SAM-dependent methyltransferase, giving the protein MAESNPSATPRLYDDLAWLWPHLSPPEHYVTEAARLNELIAKRLGPGPKRILELGAGGGHTLVHLAQQAGGQHDCAAVDLSEPMLDNCRALIPGIEAVAGDMRDVRLGRTFDVVLIHDAIDYLLTPGDVMKTLATVNEHLVAGGLAVIAPTYTHETFVDGEVADDGTTTDSAELTYFTYVHDPDPADDTFEMILLYLIRDQTTRQVETVEDRHAMGLFQHGVWLQMIEDAGLRAEYVEQGEEDAEDEAAWALFVGTKP
- a CDS encoding helix-turn-helix domain-containing protein, with translation MIEATAQPDQLRVSRGEALRKARKAAALSAERLAEFVNERTSGSAITKHAIYSYEQGKVLLSREVGHRIAQALQLHPGQLLLGDPDYRSTAEGNIQTIESDSAVDHAAAVEPGVAVELRVELVVGAQQALPASQVLARLLGAAKLGRVDIAGHLDVFHLLLEDTAPLLDSPAALAVRDFGDQAGNEHPFALLQVIEQLQDVVAKTLEQLIDPHADTALSRHRLCMEQSRTLGQLAQTLAGEIDACNKRLPGVSLD
- a CDS encoding MarR family winged helix-turn-helix transcriptional regulator → MFDRCVYFNLTTLTRKITRIWQDEFGRLGLSPSHGYLLKALSDTPGATQKDLSAAMELDASTITRFIDALSRQGLIEKSRAGKGAQTRITPAGRDAVERVEQLMDNLYLQMQGTFGKAELESFVGGLRQARNNF
- a CDS encoding alpha/beta fold hydrolase, which codes for MQTTSITPASADHHTVRYATEKVNGLDIFYREAGDPSKQAVVLLHGFPHSSHQYREVLAALGDEFYLIAPDYPGFGDSSFPAPRTEFDYTFDNLADVIDQFLIQRGVTDYVLMIQDYGAPVGFRIATRHPEKVKGFVVMNGNAYEEGISPEGWAPIMKYWENPGDPEIEAQIIANVFSDEGLRWQYTHGTRNPDGINPDNWNLDIAKFARPGQHRAQLDLFFDYQNNIKLYPQWQQYLRDNQPPVLLVWGKNDAFFPVPGAEGYKRDVKNIDYHILDTGHFALEEEAEFITNKMRSFLRGLD
- the arsS gene encoding arsenosugar biosynthesis radical SAM (seleno)protein ArsS (Some members of this family are selenoproteins.) is translated as MTSLSLPVVEEQAFHRHFETELRAAAKITTLQINIGLRCNLACNHCHVDSSPARIAETENMTAATAERVMQWLSDNLTIQTVDITGGSPEMNPNFKDIVRHARSLGMDVIDRCNPTILTYTDTRKYESATYRWVPGFLAEHKVIVTASLPCYLQDNVDKQRGRGSYDASVEGLLLLNDVGYGKDPELPLNLVYNPGGPGLPPPQEALEGDYKRELRERFGIEFTQLWTITNMPIKRWRRDLEKAGKLESYMDLLVGAYNADTIEGLMCRHQIHIDSQGRLSDCDFNRALDMDTPGYDDKFLWDTTAEELADRVIATADHCYGCTAGSGSSCTGSLA
- a CDS encoding DUF547 domain-containing protein; this translates as MPKPTAIVALLTVVATLLSVGCGSAPSVPKEVALETYDDAPYAAVLSAVVRDGLVDYRAFNTLDDQALQDPATAYDSLDGQLDRYLDAIARFGPESTPELFPTEDDQLAYYLNAYNAIMIRLWLDNGARTASPNAQVQWLTWFTVNQWTIDQRTMSLDFLEQRLIRPRFKEARIHGALICGAIDCPPLLDEPYTGDRLDEQLDGIMVAWLNTPEENAIEFHDNGKIYLAAIFGWYRDDFRETGGLTAMIEQYLDDSNPRKAEVLAALENKQIKFQGYDWTINQAK
- a CDS encoding TIGR04283 family arsenosugar biosynthesis glycosyltransferase — translated: MRIAVVIPTLNESANIAEVIRSLAPGEPDLVVVADCDSVDDTADLARAERAHVITNAGLRGRGAALQAGATFAASHLPGAEAIWFLHGDTLAPADWRRAIEAVLADSAVVGGAFTQRFSFTPPPGETPPSWVQRRLLRFVIFCNRTRYRITGIYFGDQGIFVRPDALANAGGVPQSPLMEDIDLCLALKRLGKLRVSPVKLSTSPRRFLKHGVIRQLLHDWLLLTTHRLGLRPSSLYAKYNADNEKQNAASPV
- a CDS encoding aldo/keto reductase, which translates into the protein MLYRSLPNTDVSLSIIGFGGVVLSRRPQDECDAEVAHAIDRGITYFDVAPQYANAQELMGPALKPFRKNVFLACKTLERKAQDAARELDDSLTKLCTDHFDLYQLHSLKSAEDAHAALGPGGAIETLLQAREQGKVRFLGASCHDEEAALIAARSGHFTTIMLPLNFASYEIANFGPRLVAEAAEHGVSLIALKATAKGKLRDGWENRPYDKCWYEPADTPELAALHLRFALNLPSVVATLPPGEPSLFRMCLDQVDAGLPPLTAAELEQLADFYAQPATDPLFPQDPD